The following are encoded together in the Myxococcus xanthus genome:
- a CDS encoding DUF305 domain-containing protein — translation MPGVRPGGCERMKSSMLCSALVVVFLAAVAGCGDDESHGGMSMDSDVAPERLVVDGNYSDERFIDMMAAHHQMATEMAMVEEQRGTRQELRALATKMIQDQRQEIEELKALKQANFGSSDVPTMMSESEMQNSGMLMTAELARQPDVDKAFIDSMMPHHSSAILMASVALRRTSNAEIRALARGIIDAQTKEIGQMIEWRKSWYGSQP, via the coding sequence ATGCCAGGCGTCCGACCTGGAGGCTGTGAACGTATGAAATCCTCAATGCTATGCAGCGCCCTGGTGGTCGTCTTCCTCGCAGCAGTAGCGGGGTGTGGAGATGACGAGTCGCACGGGGGCATGTCCATGGACAGTGACGTTGCCCCCGAGCGGCTCGTCGTGGACGGCAACTATTCCGACGAGCGGTTTATCGACATGATGGCCGCGCACCACCAAATGGCCACCGAGATGGCCATGGTCGAGGAGCAACGCGGCACGCGTCAGGAGCTCCGGGCGCTGGCCACGAAAATGATTCAGGACCAGCGTCAAGAAATCGAGGAACTGAAGGCCCTCAAGCAGGCCAACTTCGGCTCCTCGGATGTGCCGACGATGATGAGCGAGTCCGAGATGCAAAACAGCGGCATGCTGATGACCGCCGAGCTCGCGCGACAACCGGACGTCGACAAGGCGTTCATCGATTCGATGATGCCGCACCACTCAAGCGCCATTCTGATGGCGAGCGTCGCGCTTCGGCGGACCAGCAACGCGGAGATTCGCGCACTTGCCCGCGGAATCATCGACGCACAGACGAAGGAGATCGGTCAGATGATTGAGTGGCGCAAGTCCTGGTACGGCAGTCAACCGTAG
- a CDS encoding sigma-54-dependent transcriptional regulator → MTDRPSVLVVDDKENMRHLITRILGDAYQVRTAEDGGRALSLIQTQPFDVVVTDIRMPGADGFEVLKAVKQHAPTTEVILMTAYASVPKAVEAIKEGAYDYLPKPFDPDEASLVVARAVERKRLKEQAASLRRELEGIYSFQNIIGRSAPMRALYGLLERASQLDITVLITGETGTGKELVARAIHHDGPRKDRPFIAVNCGALPSELIESELFGHARGAFTGAVETKAGLFEAASGGTIFLDEIGELPLSVQVKLNRTLQDKEVRRVGDAVARCIDARVITATHRDLKAEVTAGRFREDLYYRLNVFPVHLPSLRERREDIPLLAMHFVQKAAKTYRQPVDGLEPDALRALTGYTWPGNVRQLENAIERAVAITTGSRVGPDALPPEVTGGQQGALPVDHLVKMPFREAVDLARDRASRDYLIALLREFGGNVTRAAERAGMERESLHRLLKRFGLRSDDFKESP, encoded by the coding sequence GTGACGGACAGACCGAGTGTTCTCGTTGTCGACGACAAGGAGAACATGCGCCACCTCATCACCCGCATTCTCGGTGACGCTTATCAGGTGAGGACGGCTGAAGACGGAGGCCGTGCGCTCTCCCTCATCCAGACGCAGCCGTTCGACGTGGTGGTGACGGACATCCGAATGCCAGGAGCGGACGGCTTCGAGGTGCTCAAGGCCGTCAAGCAGCACGCGCCCACCACCGAGGTCATCCTGATGACGGCGTACGCCTCCGTCCCCAAGGCGGTAGAGGCCATCAAGGAGGGGGCCTACGACTACCTGCCCAAGCCCTTCGACCCGGACGAGGCGTCCCTGGTGGTAGCCCGCGCCGTCGAGCGCAAGCGGCTCAAGGAGCAGGCCGCCTCACTGCGGCGCGAGCTGGAGGGCATCTACAGCTTCCAGAACATCATTGGCAGGAGCGCGCCCATGCGTGCGCTCTACGGCCTGCTGGAGCGCGCCTCCCAGTTGGACATCACGGTGCTCATCACCGGGGAGACGGGGACGGGCAAGGAGTTGGTGGCGCGGGCCATCCACCACGACGGCCCACGCAAGGACCGGCCCTTCATTGCGGTCAACTGCGGCGCGCTGCCCTCCGAACTCATCGAGAGCGAGCTGTTCGGTCACGCCCGGGGCGCCTTCACTGGCGCGGTAGAGACCAAGGCCGGTCTCTTCGAGGCAGCCTCCGGGGGAACCATCTTCCTGGACGAGATTGGAGAGTTGCCCCTGTCCGTTCAGGTGAAGCTCAACCGCACGCTCCAGGACAAGGAAGTGCGCCGTGTCGGAGACGCGGTTGCGCGCTGCATCGACGCACGCGTCATCACCGCCACCCACCGCGACCTCAAGGCCGAAGTGACTGCGGGCCGCTTCCGCGAAGACCTCTACTACCGGCTCAATGTCTTCCCGGTGCATCTGCCGTCCCTGCGGGAGCGGCGCGAGGACATCCCCCTGCTGGCCATGCACTTCGTACAGAAGGCGGCGAAGACCTACCGGCAGCCGGTGGATGGCCTGGAGCCGGACGCGTTGCGTGCGCTCACCGGGTACACCTGGCCGGGCAACGTGCGCCAACTAGAGAATGCCATCGAACGCGCGGTGGCCATCACCACTGGCTCCCGAGTGGGCCCTGACGCACTCCCCCCTGAAGTCACGGGCGGACAACAGGGAGCACTGCCCGTAGACCATCTGGTGAAGATGCCCTTCCGGGAGGCGGTGGACCTGGCGCGGGACCGTGCATCGCGCGATTACCTCATCGCCCTGCTGCGGGAATTCGGGGGCAATGTGACGCGGGCTGCTGAACGCGCGGGCATGGAGCGCGAGAGCCTCCACCGGCTCCTCAAGCGCTTTGGCCTGCGTTCCGATGACTTCAAGGAGTCACCCTAA
- the ribB gene encoding 3,4-dihydroxy-2-butanone-4-phosphate synthase: MQPSARTETSMSHDSEISSIDDAIRDIQEGKFVIVADDEDRENEGDLIMAAEKVTPEHLAFMVRHTSGIVCMPMLAERLDELRLPQMVSDNTESHRTAFTVSVDYRHDTHTGVSAADRAKTIRALVDPSSKADDFLRPGHIFPLRYREGGVLRRAGHTEATVDLSRLAGLSASGILCELVKDDGTMMRMPDLKVFAREHKLSLITIADLIEYRRRKDRLVRREPGQQTVNTRYGEFTALTYSWLPDGVKSLVLVKGDPASRPSTLVRLHAACALGDVFGSPSCNCNVLLDQALARIAREGSGVLVYLPGMHGDDFGIHHKRNNDGSSGPTRGPQESRDLGMGCQILTDLGIHTLQVMTNSDVTYRGLAGFGLTIEKRVPLQPD; this comes from the coding sequence ATGCAGCCCTCCGCCCGGACCGAAACCTCCATGAGTCACGACAGCGAGATCTCCTCCATCGACGACGCCATCCGAGACATCCAGGAGGGCAAATTCGTCATCGTCGCCGACGACGAGGACCGCGAGAACGAGGGCGACCTCATCATGGCCGCGGAGAAGGTGACGCCCGAGCACCTGGCCTTCATGGTGCGCCACACCAGCGGAATCGTCTGCATGCCCATGCTGGCGGAGCGGCTGGACGAGCTCCGCCTCCCGCAGATGGTGTCGGACAACACCGAATCCCATCGCACCGCCTTCACCGTCTCCGTGGACTACCGCCACGACACCCACACGGGCGTATCCGCGGCGGACCGCGCGAAGACCATCCGCGCCCTGGTGGACCCCTCCAGCAAGGCCGACGACTTCCTGCGCCCCGGGCACATCTTCCCGCTCCGCTACCGCGAGGGCGGCGTCCTCCGCCGGGCCGGCCACACCGAGGCCACCGTGGACCTGTCCCGCCTCGCTGGCCTGTCCGCCTCCGGCATCCTCTGCGAGCTGGTGAAGGACGACGGCACCATGATGCGGATGCCGGACCTCAAGGTCTTCGCCCGCGAGCACAAGCTGTCGCTCATCACCATCGCCGACCTCATCGAATACCGCCGCCGGAAGGACCGGCTGGTGCGCCGCGAGCCCGGCCAGCAGACCGTCAACACCCGCTACGGTGAGTTCACCGCCCTCACCTATTCGTGGCTGCCCGACGGCGTGAAGTCCCTGGTCCTGGTGAAGGGCGACCCGGCGTCGCGGCCCAGCACCCTGGTGCGCCTGCACGCGGCCTGTGCCCTGGGTGACGTGTTCGGCTCCCCGTCGTGCAACTGCAACGTGCTGCTGGATCAGGCGCTGGCGCGCATCGCCCGCGAAGGCTCCGGCGTGCTGGTGTACCTGCCAGGCATGCACGGGGACGACTTCGGCATCCACCACAAGCGCAACAACGACGGCAGCAGCGGCCCCACGCGTGGCCCGCAGGAGTCGCGTGACCTGGGCATGGGCTGCCAGATTCTCACGGACCTGGGCATCCACACGCTCCAGGTGATGACCAACTCGGACGTCACCTACCGCGGGCTCGCGGGCTTCGGGCTCACCATCGAGAAGCGCGTCCCGCTCCAGCCGGACTGA
- a CDS encoding heavy metal translocating P-type ATPase has protein sequence MTTHLPPEAHTGHHPPHLPEGKTKDPVCGMFVDPQAPKGGSHVHEGHTYFFCNPKCREKFTAEPRKYLAPEPQPPEPAPAGTMYICPMDPEVRQDHPGTCPKCGMALEPEQPVLQTRTEYVCPMHPEIVRPEPGACPICGMALEPRTVTLEDAPDPEYLDMRRRFWVSVVLSLPVFVLGMSEMIPGQPIQRLIPGPLMAWVQFALATPVVLWGGWPFFQRGWTSVRNRHLNMFTLIALGTGAAYGFSVFATFFPGLLPHAFTGHGGHVPLYFEAAAVITTLVLLGQVLELRARHATSGALKALLGLAPKTARLLREDGREEDVALDGVHVGDRLRVRPGEKVPVDGVVLEGESAVDESMVTGEPIPSEKTPGSRVTGGTVNGTGGFVIRAERVGRDTLLSQIVQRVAEAQRSRAPIQRLADTVSGWFVPAVVVIAVLTAFIWSMWGPEPRLAHALVNAVAVLIIACPCALGLATPISIVVGMGRGAQAGVLIRDAAALEELAKVDTLVVDKTGTLTEGRPSLTTVVAAPGFDEARLLHLAGSIERGSEHPLASAIVKGAEARGAVLTETHGFKSVTGQGVTGRVDGAQVALGNARLLEGLGIEAGAFLERAEALRREGQTVMFVAVDGKPAGLLGVADPVKASTPEAVQQLRADGLRLVMLTGDSRTTAEAVARRLGIDEVHAEVRPEEKNAMVKRLQAEGHVVAMAGDGVNDAPALAQANVGIAMGTGTDIAMESAAVTLVKGDLRGIVRARHLSRGTVHNIRQNLFFAFIYNVLGVPIAAGVLYPFFGLLLSPMIASAAMSISSVSVIANALRLKRLDL, from the coding sequence ATGACGACTCATCTCCCCCCAGAAGCTCACACCGGGCACCACCCTCCGCACCTGCCGGAGGGCAAGACGAAGGACCCCGTCTGCGGCATGTTCGTGGATCCCCAGGCACCGAAGGGCGGCAGCCATGTGCACGAGGGGCACACGTACTTCTTCTGCAACCCGAAGTGCCGCGAGAAGTTCACGGCGGAGCCGCGGAAGTACCTCGCGCCCGAGCCCCAGCCGCCGGAGCCTGCCCCCGCGGGCACCATGTACATCTGCCCGATGGACCCGGAAGTGCGGCAGGACCATCCCGGCACCTGCCCCAAGTGCGGCATGGCCCTCGAGCCCGAGCAGCCGGTCCTCCAGACGCGCACCGAGTACGTCTGCCCGATGCACCCGGAGATCGTGCGGCCCGAGCCGGGAGCGTGCCCCATCTGCGGCATGGCCCTGGAGCCACGGACCGTCACCCTTGAGGACGCGCCCGACCCGGAGTACCTCGACATGCGGCGGCGATTCTGGGTGAGCGTCGTCCTCTCGCTCCCTGTGTTCGTTCTGGGCATGTCCGAGATGATTCCGGGCCAGCCCATCCAGCGCCTCATCCCAGGGCCGCTCATGGCCTGGGTGCAGTTCGCCCTGGCGACGCCCGTGGTGCTGTGGGGGGGCTGGCCCTTCTTCCAGCGGGGCTGGACGTCGGTGCGCAACCGGCACCTCAACATGTTCACGCTGATTGCCCTTGGGACGGGCGCCGCCTACGGCTTCAGCGTCTTCGCCACCTTCTTCCCCGGCCTCCTGCCCCACGCCTTCACCGGCCACGGCGGCCACGTGCCCTTGTACTTCGAGGCCGCGGCGGTCATCACCACCCTGGTGCTGCTGGGGCAGGTGCTGGAACTCCGGGCCCGCCATGCCACCTCGGGAGCCTTGAAGGCGCTGCTCGGGCTGGCCCCGAAGACGGCGCGACTGCTGCGCGAGGACGGGCGCGAAGAGGACGTGGCGCTGGACGGGGTCCACGTGGGTGACCGCCTCCGCGTCCGACCGGGCGAGAAGGTGCCCGTGGATGGCGTGGTCCTGGAGGGCGAGAGCGCCGTGGACGAGTCCATGGTGACAGGTGAGCCGATTCCCTCCGAGAAGACACCTGGCAGCCGGGTGACAGGAGGGACGGTCAACGGCACCGGCGGCTTCGTGATACGGGCCGAGCGCGTCGGCCGCGACACGCTCCTCTCTCAAATCGTACAGCGGGTGGCCGAGGCCCAACGCAGCCGGGCCCCCATCCAGCGTCTGGCCGACACCGTCTCCGGGTGGTTCGTGCCCGCGGTGGTGGTCATCGCCGTCCTCACGGCGTTCATCTGGAGCATGTGGGGACCAGAGCCCCGGCTCGCCCACGCGCTGGTCAACGCCGTGGCCGTTCTCATCATCGCGTGCCCGTGCGCCCTGGGCCTGGCCACTCCCATCTCCATCGTGGTGGGCATGGGGCGTGGCGCGCAGGCCGGCGTCCTCATCCGGGACGCGGCGGCGCTCGAGGAACTGGCGAAGGTGGACACCCTCGTCGTCGACAAGACGGGCACCCTCACCGAGGGCAGGCCGAGCCTCACCACGGTGGTGGCCGCCCCCGGCTTCGACGAGGCGCGGCTGCTTCACCTGGCCGGCAGCATCGAGCGCGGGAGCGAACACCCGCTCGCGTCCGCAATCGTGAAGGGCGCAGAGGCACGTGGTGCCGTCCTCACCGAGACGCACGGCTTCAAGTCCGTGACGGGCCAGGGCGTGACGGGGCGTGTGGATGGTGCGCAGGTGGCGCTCGGGAATGCCCGGCTGCTCGAGGGACTCGGCATCGAGGCAGGGGCGTTCCTGGAGAGGGCGGAGGCCCTGAGGCGAGAAGGGCAGACGGTGATGTTCGTCGCCGTGGACGGCAAGCCGGCCGGGCTGCTCGGCGTGGCCGACCCGGTGAAGGCCAGCACCCCCGAAGCCGTTCAGCAGCTCCGTGCCGATGGGCTGCGCCTCGTGATGCTCACGGGTGACAGCCGGACGACGGCGGAGGCGGTGGCCCGGCGCCTGGGCATCGACGAAGTCCACGCTGAGGTGCGCCCCGAGGAGAAGAACGCGATGGTGAAGCGCCTCCAGGCCGAAGGCCACGTGGTGGCCATGGCCGGAGACGGGGTGAACGACGCGCCCGCGCTCGCCCAGGCCAACGTGGGCATCGCCATGGGCACGGGCACTGACATCGCCATGGAGAGCGCCGCCGTCACGCTGGTGAAGGGTGACCTCCGAGGCATCGTCCGCGCCCGGCACCTGAGCCGGGGCACCGTGCACAACATCCGCCAGAACCTCTTCTTCGCGTTCATCTACAACGTGCTCGGCGTCCCCATCGCGGCGGGGGTCCTCTACCCGTTCTTCGGACTGCTGCTGAGCCCCATGATTGCCAGCGCGGCGATGAGCATCTCGTCCGTCTCCGTCATCGCCAATGCCCTGCGGCTGAAGCGGCTGGACCTCTGA
- a CDS encoding c-type cytochrome translates to MTLRRTVVGGLAVLGALTLILGVSGGVYGLTVARRGFSAREAPSALEAKVARAARSFSMPAGARELKNPLAPLSPQALAEARAHWADHCAICHAADGSGQTPIGQGLYPRAPNMRATPTQDLSDGELYWIIQNGIRLTGMPAWGQLHEGAGNNDSWALVELIRRLPRLGEEELDEIKAALPQSRHELEEQRIEDAFLEGQ, encoded by the coding sequence GTGACCTTGCGCCGTACCGTGGTGGGTGGACTGGCTGTACTGGGCGCCCTGACGCTCATCCTGGGCGTGAGCGGCGGGGTGTATGGGCTGACGGTGGCGCGCCGCGGCTTCTCGGCCCGGGAGGCCCCCTCGGCGCTCGAAGCGAAGGTGGCGCGTGCGGCACGGAGCTTCAGCATGCCCGCGGGGGCCCGGGAGCTGAAGAATCCGCTCGCGCCCCTCTCACCGCAGGCCCTCGCCGAGGCGCGAGCCCATTGGGCTGACCACTGCGCCATCTGCCACGCGGCGGATGGCAGCGGGCAGACGCCCATCGGCCAGGGGCTCTACCCGCGCGCCCCCAACATGCGCGCCACCCCGACCCAGGACCTGAGCGATGGCGAGCTGTACTGGATCATCCAGAACGGCATCCGCCTGACCGGCATGCCCGCCTGGGGACAACTCCACGAGGGGGCGGGCAACAACGATAGCTGGGCCCTCGTCGAACTCATCCGCAGGCTGCCGCGTCTCGGCGAGGAAGAGCTCGATGAAATCAAAGCCGCCCTGCCCCAATCCCGGCATGAGCTTGAAGAGCAGCGCATCGAGGACGCGTTCCTCGAAGGACAGTAG
- the tmk gene encoding dTMP kinase has translation MSAARKKAAARRPGRFIVLEGLDGAGTTTQVERLAAALRAEGHSVLTTREPSDGPVGTMIRQALTGRLGLPGGAGPLAPETLALLFAADRTDHLTARVLPALAAGQIVLCDRYVLSSLAYQGASLPMEWVEAVNACAVSPDLTLFVGVAPEVAARRRKARGGAAELFEADEAQRRIAKQYVAAIRRREKHERIVHIDGEQGIEAVTAASLVEIRKLLARKR, from the coding sequence GTGAGCGCCGCCCGGAAGAAGGCCGCCGCGCGCCGTCCAGGGCGTTTCATCGTCCTGGAGGGACTGGATGGGGCGGGTACCACGACGCAGGTGGAGCGGCTTGCCGCGGCCCTGCGCGCGGAGGGGCACTCGGTGCTGACCACGCGGGAGCCGTCTGACGGCCCCGTGGGGACGATGATTCGCCAGGCGCTCACGGGCCGGTTGGGACTGCCCGGTGGGGCGGGCCCGCTGGCGCCGGAGACGCTGGCGTTGCTGTTCGCCGCGGACCGGACGGACCACCTCACGGCCCGGGTGCTCCCGGCGCTGGCGGCGGGCCAGATTGTCCTGTGTGACCGCTACGTCCTGTCGTCCCTCGCCTACCAGGGGGCGTCGCTGCCCATGGAATGGGTGGAGGCGGTGAATGCGTGCGCGGTGTCGCCGGACCTGACGCTGTTCGTCGGCGTGGCGCCAGAGGTGGCGGCACGGCGCCGCAAGGCACGCGGCGGGGCGGCGGAGCTGTTCGAGGCGGACGAGGCACAGCGGCGGATTGCGAAGCAGTACGTGGCCGCCATCCGCCGCCGGGAGAAGCACGAGCGCATCGTCCACATCGACGGCGAACAGGGCATCGAGGCCGTGACGGCCGCGTCGTTGGTGGAGATTCGCAAGCTGCTGGCCCGCAAGCGCTGA
- the thrC gene encoding threonine synthase: MSEESASDFRAEYACSEGCDFRASLMDVVYRCPRCGGLLEVAHDVKALRTVSAAEWKRRFETRFGSARLPDGSGVWGKREWAYPQLPAEDIVSLGEGRVPLKPLPRMAAELGLAALDLKECGVSPTGSFKDWGMTVLVSAVKHMRARGVPLRAVACASTGDTSAALSAYCAAAGIPAVVFLPRDKVSLAQLVQPIANGARVLSLDTDFDGCMKLVQAVTADTGLYLANSMNSLRIEGQKMVAVELCQDLGWEPPDWVVIPGGNLGNASALGKGFELMLSLGLITRRPRIAVAQAQKANPLVRSFRGGFQELVPLQAEPTLASAIQIGNPVSFKRAVKVLKAFDGVVEDASESELANAAARADREGTFTCPHTGVALAALEKLVAQGVIARGSRVAVVSTAHGLKFADFKVGYHRGSLAEVTSQFANPPVELPATLDAVKGALADLG, encoded by the coding sequence ATGAGCGAGGAGTCGGCTTCGGATTTCCGCGCGGAGTACGCGTGCAGTGAGGGCTGTGACTTTCGCGCCTCGCTGATGGACGTGGTGTACCGGTGCCCGCGCTGCGGCGGCCTGCTGGAGGTCGCGCACGACGTGAAGGCCCTGCGCACGGTCTCCGCGGCGGAATGGAAGCGCCGTTTCGAGACGCGCTTCGGCTCCGCGCGCCTGCCGGATGGCTCGGGCGTCTGGGGCAAGCGGGAGTGGGCGTATCCGCAGCTCCCGGCGGAGGACATCGTCTCGCTCGGCGAGGGCCGCGTGCCGCTCAAGCCGTTGCCGCGCATGGCGGCGGAGCTGGGGCTGGCCGCGCTGGACTTGAAGGAGTGCGGCGTCTCGCCCACGGGCAGCTTCAAGGACTGGGGGATGACGGTCCTGGTCTCCGCGGTGAAGCACATGCGTGCCCGGGGCGTTCCGCTGCGCGCGGTGGCGTGTGCCTCCACGGGCGACACGTCCGCGGCGCTCTCGGCCTACTGCGCGGCGGCGGGGATTCCGGCGGTGGTGTTCCTGCCGCGCGACAAGGTGTCGCTCGCGCAGCTCGTGCAGCCCATTGCCAATGGGGCGCGGGTGCTGTCGCTGGACACGGACTTCGACGGCTGCATGAAGCTGGTGCAGGCGGTGACGGCGGACACGGGGCTGTACCTGGCCAACTCGATGAACTCGCTGCGCATCGAAGGCCAGAAGATGGTCGCCGTGGAGCTCTGCCAGGACCTGGGCTGGGAGCCGCCGGACTGGGTGGTGATTCCCGGCGGCAACCTGGGCAACGCCAGCGCCTTGGGCAAGGGCTTCGAGCTGATGCTGTCGCTGGGGCTCATCACCCGCCGGCCGCGCATCGCCGTGGCTCAGGCCCAGAAGGCCAACCCGCTGGTGCGCTCGTTCCGGGGCGGCTTCCAGGAGCTGGTGCCCCTGCAGGCCGAGCCTACCCTGGCGTCGGCCATCCAGATTGGCAACCCGGTGTCATTCAAGCGCGCGGTGAAGGTGCTCAAGGCGTTCGACGGCGTGGTGGAGGACGCCAGCGAGTCCGAGCTGGCCAACGCCGCCGCGCGGGCGGACCGCGAGGGAACCTTCACCTGTCCGCACACGGGCGTGGCGCTGGCGGCGCTGGAGAAGCTGGTGGCGCAGGGCGTGATTGCCCGGGGCTCGCGCGTGGCGGTGGTGTCCACCGCGCACGGCCTGAAGTTCGCCGACTTCAAGGTGGGCTACCACCGCGGCTCGCTGGCGGAGGTGACGAGCCAGTTCGCCAACCCGCCCGTGGAGCTGCCCGCGACGCTGGACGCGGTGAAGGGCGCGCTGGCGGACCTGGGCTGA
- a CDS encoding YncE family protein yields MKPTLWMMPFLTALAMSGCADKDPNSFPVLEKDAVFVVNGGSNSLSVIDVERQEVTSTLRLKDMTYPHHISLSPDRSLLVVAVPGMDLSGGHGGGHGGHSMPGKLLLLDAKTGKTRATRQFDVMTHNGAFSPDGTEVWTALMAKPGAVVVLDSQTLEPKQTIDVGDMPAEVTFSQDGRYAFVANGDSNNVSVINAATKAVVKTVTVGANPVGAWPGNDGLMYVDNEDGKSLTGIDASTLDVARTYPLGFTPAMAATAPNGDLWVTDTDNGKVIFFAAGTTTRQGELATGAGAHGIAFSADGATSFITNQTAGTLSIVDVASRTVRKTLTVGTQPNGLVFRKN; encoded by the coding sequence ATGAAGCCGACACTGTGGATGATGCCCTTCCTGACTGCGCTGGCGATGAGTGGCTGCGCCGACAAGGACCCGAACTCGTTCCCCGTCCTCGAAAAGGACGCCGTGTTCGTCGTGAATGGTGGCAGCAACTCCCTCAGCGTCATTGACGTGGAGCGGCAGGAGGTCACCAGCACCCTTCGATTGAAGGACATGACCTATCCCCACCACATCAGCCTCAGCCCGGACCGGAGCCTGCTCGTGGTGGCGGTCCCCGGCATGGACCTGAGCGGCGGGCACGGCGGCGGGCACGGCGGTCACAGCATGCCTGGCAAGCTCCTCCTGCTGGACGCGAAGACGGGTAAGACGCGGGCTACGCGGCAGTTCGACGTGATGACCCACAACGGCGCCTTCTCGCCGGACGGCACCGAGGTGTGGACGGCCCTGATGGCAAAGCCGGGCGCGGTGGTCGTGCTCGACAGCCAGACGCTCGAGCCCAAGCAAACAATCGACGTGGGCGACATGCCCGCGGAGGTGACGTTCTCCCAGGACGGGCGCTACGCCTTCGTCGCCAATGGCGACTCCAACAACGTCTCCGTCATCAACGCGGCCACCAAGGCGGTGGTGAAGACGGTGACCGTCGGGGCCAACCCGGTCGGCGCCTGGCCAGGAAACGACGGCCTCATGTACGTGGACAACGAGGACGGCAAGAGCCTCACCGGCATTGATGCCAGCACCCTCGATGTGGCGCGCACCTATCCGCTGGGCTTCACGCCGGCCATGGCCGCCACCGCCCCCAATGGGGACCTCTGGGTGACGGACACCGACAACGGCAAGGTCATCTTCTTCGCCGCAGGTACGACGACACGTCAGGGGGAACTGGCCACTGGCGCCGGAGCCCATGGCATCGCGTTCTCCGCTGATGGCGCCACCTCATTCATCACCAACCAGACCGCGGGGACGCTCAGCATCGTCGACGTCGCCTCGCGCACCGTTCGGAAGACGCTCACCGTGGGCACTCAGCCCAACGGACTTGTCTTCCGCAAGAACTGA
- a CDS encoding sensor histidine kinase: protein MSGTARRLLYAFSLLVLTFGAAAYAALEGMAEIHEALHSVRRQETAVRTTLSLATSVRDLYAHQAHTVILGNASHLPLYDSAYHRAMERLEAVQAQATTSEERAQVETMRRTTTELDRLFREALVPAVLREDHATAAREHARALELVDVIQESADTLASHYERAIGNFEEHASTVQHASFQWTVAILAAAALLAAGVGLYIGRSVARPVSLLEAGAARIAAGDLMTRIALDRPDEFGRLAQQFNRMTAALREHQERLVQSERLAGIGRLAAGVAHEINNPLGVILGYVRLLQRKAEGALADDLRIIEEETLRCRDIVEGMLDLSRPLQVPGETLELRELVEEVVSRQRESAQHSAASLTVEGEAQVAGHPQRLRQVVTNLVKNAMEAAGPSGQVTVAIQAHEGEVALSFRDSGPGLSPEAQKRMFEPFFTTKPHGTGLGLAVSQAIAQAHGGRIQPRNLPGRGAEFTLHLPRSTP from the coding sequence GTGTCCGGAACCGCTCGCAGGCTCTTATACGCCTTCTCGCTCCTCGTCCTGACCTTCGGCGCGGCAGCCTATGCCGCGCTCGAGGGCATGGCGGAGATCCACGAGGCCCTGCACAGCGTGCGGCGGCAGGAAACGGCCGTGCGCACCACGCTGTCGCTCGCGACCTCGGTGCGAGACCTCTACGCACACCAGGCGCACACCGTCATCCTCGGCAACGCCAGCCACCTGCCGCTCTATGACAGCGCCTATCACCGTGCCATGGAGCGGCTCGAAGCGGTACAAGCCCAGGCCACCACCTCCGAGGAACGCGCCCAGGTGGAGACCATGCGCCGCACCACGACGGAGCTGGACCGGCTTTTCCGCGAGGCGCTCGTGCCAGCCGTGCTGCGCGAGGACCACGCCACCGCGGCCCGTGAACACGCCAGGGCCCTGGAACTGGTCGACGTCATCCAGGAGAGCGCGGACACCCTGGCCTCGCACTACGAGCGCGCCATTGGCAACTTCGAGGAGCACGCGAGCACGGTCCAGCACGCCAGCTTCCAGTGGACGGTCGCCATCCTGGCCGCCGCCGCCCTGCTCGCGGCGGGCGTAGGCCTCTACATCGGCCGCTCGGTGGCCCGCCCGGTTTCACTGCTGGAGGCCGGCGCGGCCCGTATCGCCGCGGGCGACCTCATGACTCGCATCGCGCTGGACCGCCCGGATGAGTTCGGAAGGCTGGCGCAGCAGTTCAACCGGATGACCGCCGCGCTACGCGAGCACCAGGAGCGCCTGGTTCAAAGCGAGCGGCTGGCGGGCATCGGCCGCCTCGCGGCGGGCGTGGCGCATGAAATCAACAATCCCCTAGGGGTCATCCTCGGCTACGTGCGCCTGCTTCAGCGCAAGGCGGAGGGTGCGCTCGCGGACGACCTGCGCATCATCGAAGAGGAGACGCTGCGCTGCCGTGACATCGTGGAGGGGATGCTCGACCTGTCGCGGCCCCTCCAGGTCCCGGGCGAGACGCTGGAGCTGCGAGAGCTGGTGGAGGAAGTCGTCTCCCGGCAGCGGGAGTCCGCCCAGCACTCCGCGGCATCCCTGACGGTGGAAGGCGAAGCCCAGGTGGCAGGGCATCCGCAGCGGCTGCGGCAGGTGGTCACGAACCTGGTCAAGAACGCCATGGAGGCCGCAGGTCCCTCTGGACAGGTGACAGTGGCCATCCAGGCCCACGAAGGCGAGGTGGCGCTTTCATTCCGCGACAGCGGGCCCGGCCTCTCTCCCGAGGCACAGAAGCGGATGTTCGAGCCCTTCTTCACCACCAAACCCCATGGCACCGGGCTGGGGTTGGCGGTGTCGCAGGCCATCGCCCAGGCCCATGGTGGGCGCATCCAGCCGCGCAACCTGCCTGGACGTGGTGCGGAATTCACCCTGCATCTCCCCCGGAGTACGCCGTGA